The proteins below come from a single Pararge aegeria chromosome W unlocalized genomic scaffold, ilParAegt1.1 SUPER_W_unloc_1, whole genome shotgun sequence genomic window:
- the LOC120636771 gene encoding uncharacterized protein LOC120636771 isoform X1 yields MLLHNIQLMAWENQESIRNKMLKDPDVFAFNALFMEPSKVEVKRNEIYHQYDSFSRRQNLRQEAEESDFGMNLLENVLEIGMSTARAAIHLGRAFKNTKMVLNQLSNREALNANIQNQLSRNIDANTHALNHLQTSFNKNDSTSSSVANSTNAIYTDLDCVWLLYCKNLVATAKLNAPYGTMARINGLALRMLTGEVPADRAIDIMMYEVLTGWTELKCTDMFPRCSKANPATVVLDSILQPLRKSQNTSNRL; encoded by the exons ATGCTTCTACATAACATACAGCTGATGGCGTGGGAAAATCAG GAATCAATTCGTAACAAAATGCTCAAAGATCCAGATGTGTTCGCATTCAACGCACTGTTCATGGAGCCATCAAAGGTTGAGGTGAAGAGGAACGAAATATATCACCAATATGACAGTTTTTC AAGAAGACAAAACCTTCGCCAAGAGGCAGAGGAATCTGACTTCGGAATGAATCTTCTAGAAAATGTACTGGAAATAGGTATGAGTACTGCACGCGCCGCTATACACCTCGGGAGAGCTTTCAAGAACACcaa gaTGGTTTTGAACCAGCTGTCAAATCGAGAAGCGTTAAATGCCAACATTCAAAATCAACTTTCGCGCAACATTGATGCCAACACACACGCGCTGAATCATCTCCAAACGTCATTCAATAAGAATGACAGTACGAGTTCCAGTGTTGCCAACTCTACGAATGCAATTTATACCGATTTAGATTGTGTTTGGTTGTTGTATTGCAAGAATTTGGTGGCTAcggcgaagttgaacgcaccgTACGGTACAATGGCTAGGATTAATGG GCTTGCGCTGCGTATGCTGACGGGTGAGGTGCCAGCTGACCGGGCCATAGATATCATGATGTACGAAGTATTAACAGGATGGACAGAACTGAAATGTACAGACATGTTTCCGAG ATGCAGCAAAGCAAATCCAGCGACAGTGGTACTTGACTCAATTCTTCAGCCATTGagaaaatcacaaaatacttctaataggttatag
- the LOC120636757 gene encoding MATH and LRR domain-containing protein PFE0570w-like, giving the protein MLLKLILVFCFIQNATSIPHKHNKEFQLRRYNKNSVKLNYDKHEKPFLEYIKDDSSALSSESRRLFDWIKNVLNRNATIATKNHKLPSYEEALNERIRFRKIETNLTETLTKLSDVLTQILNIVKYTRYHHFDDIRELLHAKHEAKNVITERFKRDLNCSSIKSTELDNVAKTPSNTTKKDTGKSNNVTHNFVEPDDLNKQDNITKIETNNNMPIKYENKSMGNLNNSHSNLKTQDNLTNVNDFATTKIDSNQLNINKNSTKKNKFHNSTSHLDNRNVQETRVKRDTAQVNKIVSKTTAESENKTVEVKKDNSSVTVESDSTTEADIAISGRRSMISIKPTNDEVKNHLFRYINEAFSDITKKIDSLKQIKQMFYNDIRYQIGYIISSIDTLQVNMGNMKRDMNKNKYVWDDKKILNLYDTVKISNNAVTDLLEILKSYVERSLN; this is encoded by the exons ATGTTGctgaaattaattttggtttttt GTTTCATACAAAATGCAACTTCCATTCCACATAAACACAATAAAGAATTCCAACTAAgacgttacaataaaaatagtgtCAAATTAAACTACGATAAACATGAAAAACCATTTCTAGAATACATAAAAGACGATTCCTCGGCTCTTAGTAGCGAATCTAGACGGTTGTTTGATTGGATAAAGAATGTGCTTAACAGAAATGCTACTATTGCAAccaaaaatcataaattacctTCTTATGAAGAAGCACTGAACGAAAGAATAAGGTTCAGAAAAATAGAGACGAACTTAACTGAAACTTTAACTAAACTGTCAGATGTCCTAACACAAATACTAAACATAGTTAAATATACTCGATACCACCATTTTGATGACATTCGTGAACTCTTACACGCGAAACACGAGGCAAAGAATGTAATAACAGAGAGATTTAAGAGAGATTTGAATTGTTCTAGTATTAAATCTACAGAATTAGACAATGTTGCTAAAACTCCAAGTAACACAACTAAAAAAGATACAGGTAAATCAAATAATGTTACACATAACTTTGTAGAACCTGATGATTTGAATAAGCAAGACAACATAACTAAAATagagacaaataataatatgccgataaaatatgaaaataaatccatgggtaacttaaataattctcattcaaatttaaaaacacaGGATAATTTAACTAATGTAAATGACTTCGCAACAACAAAAATAGATAGCAATCAAttgaatattaacaaaaatagtacgaagaaaaataaatttcataattcaACGTCTCACTTAGATAATCGAAATGTTCAAGAAACCAGAGTAAAAAGAGATACTgcacaagtaaataaaatagtgtCTAAAACGACTGCAGAATCAGAAAATAAAACAGTTGAAGTTAAAAAGGATAACTCTAGTGTTACAGTAGAAAGCGATAGTACGACTGAAGCAGATATCGCAATAAGTGGCAGAAGGTCTATGATATCAATAAAACCGACAAACGACGAAGTTaagaatcatttattcaggTACATAAACGAAGCGTTCTCGGATATAACCAAAAAGATCGATTCCCTAAAACAGATTAAGCAAATGTTTTACAATGACATCAGATACCAAATTGGTTATATAATATCGAGTATCGATACTCTACAAGTTAATATGGGTAATATGAAAAGGgatatgaataaaaacaaatacgttTGGGAcgataaaaagattttaaatttgtacGATACAGTTAAAATTTCCAATAACGCTGTAACTGATTTGCTCGAAATATTGAAGAGTTACGTTGAAAGAAgtttaaattag
- the LOC120636771 gene encoding uncharacterized protein LOC120636771 isoform X2 produces MLLHNIQLMAWENQESIRNKMLKDPDVFAFNALFMEPSKVEVKRNEIYHQYDSFSRQNLRQEAEESDFGMNLLENVLEIGMSTARAAIHLGRAFKNTKMVLNQLSNREALNANIQNQLSRNIDANTHALNHLQTSFNKNDSTSSSVANSTNAIYTDLDCVWLLYCKNLVATAKLNAPYGTMARINGLALRMLTGEVPADRAIDIMMYEVLTGWTELKCTDMFPRCSKANPATVVLDSILQPLRKSQNTSNRL; encoded by the exons ATGCTTCTACATAACATACAGCTGATGGCGTGGGAAAATCAG GAATCAATTCGTAACAAAATGCTCAAAGATCCAGATGTGTTCGCATTCAACGCACTGTTCATGGAGCCATCAAAGGTTGAGGTGAAGAGGAACGAAATATATCACCAATATGACAGTTTTTC AAGACAAAACCTTCGCCAAGAGGCAGAGGAATCTGACTTCGGAATGAATCTTCTAGAAAATGTACTGGAAATAGGTATGAGTACTGCACGCGCCGCTATACACCTCGGGAGAGCTTTCAAGAACACcaa gaTGGTTTTGAACCAGCTGTCAAATCGAGAAGCGTTAAATGCCAACATTCAAAATCAACTTTCGCGCAACATTGATGCCAACACACACGCGCTGAATCATCTCCAAACGTCATTCAATAAGAATGACAGTACGAGTTCCAGTGTTGCCAACTCTACGAATGCAATTTATACCGATTTAGATTGTGTTTGGTTGTTGTATTGCAAGAATTTGGTGGCTAcggcgaagttgaacgcaccgTACGGTACAATGGCTAGGATTAATGG GCTTGCGCTGCGTATGCTGACGGGTGAGGTGCCAGCTGACCGGGCCATAGATATCATGATGTACGAAGTATTAACAGGATGGACAGAACTGAAATGTACAGACATGTTTCCGAG ATGCAGCAAAGCAAATCCAGCGACAGTGGTACTTGACTCAATTCTTCAGCCATTGagaaaatcacaaaatacttctaataggttatag